AACATCGGCTATCTTCAGTATCTCAAAGAAAGGATGAGGCTCACTGATCAGCAGAATATTCGGTGCGATAGGATGCCCCTGCTGCTTCAGATACTGCCGGTATTTACCGGAGGCATCCGAGATCAGCAACCCTGCCTGTGGCATTTTATTAAAGATCTTTACCAGCAGCGATACCTGGTAAGTTTCGTTGCCTGCTTTATCCAGCGACACCGTAGAAGCATTCGTTGCAAATACGATGGCATACTTATTTCTGAAAGCACTCACGGCGTTCCATACGGTCAACTGCAGCTGCTCTTCCTGCTGAGGCGGAATGAAGGCGCCTATCAGCTGTGTGCGGCTGTTCCATTTACGCCCCTGATCGAAGCTCCGCTGGTTGAGTACAATAGGCATGTAAGCTACCCGGAAAGCATACTGATCCAGGAGATTGTAAAACCAGCCATGACGGCCAACATTCCCGTGTAATGTAAAAAGCATCTTCTTACCCAACACGGTGCCCAGCAGTACAAAACAAAAACGGACTACGGGGTGGTATATATGAAAATGAATATACCGGTGCTGCCTGATCTGCTTCCACACTGTACCCTTGCTACTTCTTCTGAAATCCGTAAACGAGTAGTCGTACCCGTTATTATCAAGGTATTTCAGCAATCGCTGGATATGCACTGTCACACCTCCTATCGGAGGAGGCATGGTAGCCAATATCAGTAATTTCGAAGTCTGCTTCATGGTCTGCTATTTTCCTAATTCCTTAACTATTTGAGCTCTTACCTGGTCTGCTTTCTGCGGATCGTCTGCATTGGATAATACATTATTGCACAACCGCAATGCGGCATTCCTTCCATATCGTTTCGAATAAGCCTGTAACAGCATATAGTCTTCCACTCCCATTCTGAATCCCTCCCAGCGGCGGCTGGGGATCACCCGGCTGCCTTCATCATATACCACAGCGTAGTCGGCCGATTTACCGTCGAAGTCGTCCCACACAGATTCTGCTCCCTGCTCGTGCCCTACATCCGCATATTGCCAGAACCCAATACCGGTAATATTTTCAGCGAACGCATGCCATGCCATAAGGCGGTAATAACCGTTAGGCGATAAAGACTTCGTAGGTTTCTTCGTATCGTATAGCCATACCCGTGAAGGGGCATTGCGCAGGCCGTGCCAGGCACTCAGTACACGATCATCATTATAGAGTTGTATGGCATCCGCCTGTGCGGCCATGGTATTCAGCAATGCTGCATTGGAGACGGTCGCAAACAGTTTTGCGTTTTTTCTGACTGAGCGGATCCAGTCTGCAAACTGCTGATATACCGGCAACTGGGCAGGTTTGATTTCATCGAACGGATACAGGTAGATGTTATCTGCGGTAATTCCCTGTTGCTGTAATGCAGGTATAATAGCATCATACCAGTTGAGGAATGTCTGTTTCCAGCTGTCCGATAACAGGTCGTTTCCTTTCCTTGAAAAATCAAGGAACAACAGTGCCTGCCGGAAACCTTTGGCATAGGCAAGATTATCCTGTAAGCGCTGATTGGAAGCAAAAGCTTTATCTGGCGCCAGGATGCCGGGATGAACGAGGAACGTATTCACATAATGCCCCAGCAGGTCCTGTTTGGCGCCTGCTTCACGTCCCTGAAAGAAAGGGTCGTTGAAATAAGGCCATACATTTACATCGGGCCGGAGCGATTTGTAGGCAGTCAGATCACCATTGCCGGCGGTAATATTTGCCTGAGCGGTAAGCGAGCCTGCCGTAAGCGTAAACTGATATGTACCGCTGTTAGCGGCTACCGCTTTCACGAGCAGGAGTTTTGATTCGCCTTTGGCTACACTGATATCGGCGCCATTCTTTATTTCTTCCAACGCATCCGGTACAATCCTGAAGTCGCGGCTCTTCACAGGTTTAGCCCAATAAAGCTGATAACTGATGGCCGGGGTGGAAGCAGGGAAAGAAATATGGACGTTCTTATCATCTCCGGTACCATTAGACAATACAAAAGCAGCATACTCTGTTAAGCCTTTCATCGTATAAATATTCACCGGACCGGCAGCCACGTTGTTCATGTCGGCCATACCGGAGTTCAGCGGCGCGAGTGTGAGTGTAGCGATAGCAGCGCTTTTCGCCACCGGAGCACTGTATGCGGCGAAACGCTGATTGATAGCACCCTCCCGCTGCTGCTTCGCAAATGCATCAATTCCATTGGTGGCTACCATTGCGAGTTTTTTGGCAGACTGCGCATTGCCGGCGAATACCTGTATTTCGTCTGTAAAGAAATAGCTACCGTTGGGCACTACAACCAGTTTGATATATTTTGCCGACTGGCCAATCTGATCCAGCGACAGTGCTACTACTTTGTAATACTCATCTTTTACAGGATGCTGTTTCATCATATCCCCGGCGAACGACCAGTTTTCCTGATCTTCACTGGTAAATACCAGCACACTCAGCGGCAGCAGCACCTGCGCCTTCTGACCGGTTACACTATGAACATTCACCGAACCCACCGTCAGTTCCCGGGGTAGGGTGATATTGATGACTACCTTCTCTATATTCTGCCAGCCCAATGTTCCGGGATCTTTCCAGATAGAAGAAATACCGGAGGAAAATACGCCATCTGTAAGCGAGCTTACCTTGCTGTCGTTTTTAGTAAGACTATAATTAGGCGCCGGTGTTACCGTACATTGTATACCGGCAACAGGTTGCTGCGACACTGCACAAAACTGCAGTCCCATGAAAATAGCTAACAAAAAAAAGACTGGCCTCATCATAGCAAAATATTTTTGTTATTTGATCAACGCATAAACGAATATCAATCCGAAATAAGACAACAAAGAAGCTGTTATCAGCTGTTTGCGTCTTTTAATATCCAGCGATAAAAATCCGCCTGCGAACACCACATATACCACCGGGTATACCGACATGATCCTCCTTGTGTCTGCATTGGAGCTCGCTCCAAGAATCAGCAACGCCGCAATCAGAAACAGGAAACGAAGTTCACGGATCTTAAAAAACGGATTGCGTGGCTTTATCAGCATCGTATACAATAACACGCCCCATACCACAAACCAGAACAATGCCGCAATTGCCCAGGGGAAGAAAAAAGGATTTTCGTCCAGCACCACGTAAAAAGGAAATGGCAGTGTTTGCGAAAACAATCCTACTACGATATGCCTCACCCCGAAAGGTAACTTTAACAGCATGCTTCCGAAAGATCCCATACCAGCGCCCGACATGGAAGAATCGAGATAGTTTTCACTCGTACTTTGGATGGTATTAAGCCCTTCCTTCAGCAATACTATTTGCGTCAGCGCAGGAACAGCCAATAATATCAATATGGGAATCTTGAATTTATTCAGCGTCTTGTTATTCTTATCCGTTACCAGCAGGTAGATATATGCCATCAGCAGGGAAGCACTGAAGTAACCATGCTCTGGCCTGAACAGGAAGATGAGCACGGTAAGCACAATGCAGTAAAAGATTCCGGCAATCCCCTGCCTGTTGATGAGCAGCAGGAAATACAGCCCGAACAGCAGCCCGATATGCACATCACGGAGGTACACTGCGGAAAAGAAAAAGTTATATGACAGTAACGCATATACGATAGTAAAATGCAGGCTGGTGTCTTTGTTAATATAGGTCGATAACATACTAAACAGGATCACCAGTATAAAAGCCGAGCAAAATACAATTGGCAATTTCTGTAACAGCAGCGAGTTAGTGTCGATATTTTTCGCCAGAAAGCCCAGTACACTGGCCATCCAGGCGAAACCTTTCCAGTCGGATGCAAAGAAGTCCGTGCGGTAGTATTCCGTGATCTCACCGATAGTGCGCATAGAAGCCACTTTGTCGATATAGGTATAAAAAGTCACCGAATCCTTCGCGTAGAAAATATCCCGGAATGGATCCTGTATATACAGCGTATTGGTGATCATCATAAAGATGCCATACACCAGGAAGAACGACAGGAACAGGACCATCCCCGTTTGCCGGCGGGGCTTGTCTTTAAACATGGCGTTAATACCCAGCAGGCCAATACCCAACAACAGTGCGTTCAGTAAAAAAGTAGCCACACTTACAGACACAATACCGGCAACACATGCGAATATAAAATTCAGCAGGAGCAGCAGATTGGTATTGGCGTTACTATTCTTCATCAGATCTCAATAATTTTATCGGCCATGGCCACATTGGTAAAGCGGGTAACAGCTCTCTCATAAGCTGTGCGTTGCAGGCGTTCGCGCAGCGCAGGATCTTTGAGTACGGCTACAACTTTAAGGCAGATCTCCTCTACTGATACGGGGTTCACCAGGTACCCGGTTACATCGTCTACCACCGCTTCGTTGGTACCACCCCTGTTGCCTGCAATGGCTGTTTTGCCACAGGCAGCTGCTTCGAGATATACCAGGCCAAATGATTCGTAAAACTGACTGGGCAGTATGAACAGATCGCAGATAGCGAAGTAGCCCGACAATATTTCACGGGATACGCCACCAGTAAACAATACATGATGTTCCAACCCGAGGTCTTTTACTTTTTGTTGTAGTGTAGGGAGATAATTACCGCTGCCTGCAATGATACAAAGCAGATCGGGCACATCCTTTATAATATGCTGCAGGCTATCGATGATCAACTCCTGCCCCTTCTCCTTTACGAGGCGGGAAGCACTAAAGAGTATGGGCCTGGCAGGATCGATGCCATATTGTTGTTTGATAGCAGCCACCTGATCCGGTGTGCGGCGATGAAAAATATCGGTATCGATGCCGTGCCGGATGAGTTGTAATTTTTCTTTCAGACTGGTTTGCTGCCACAGCTCATATTCCGCCTCACTCACCACTACGATTTTTTTCTGATGGCGCAGGAAATCGAGCATACGACGCTGCATACCGAAAGCTCTTAACAGCAGCGATGGCTTTTCAAAGAAACTGGCCTTTTCACTACCGTGTAATACGGCAAGGGAGCGGCTTCCCAGCTGTTTCAGTGCAGGACGGAATAATGCCCCCATCTTCTTGGCTCTTGCATCGCTGAAGATGATAACATCGAAGCTTTCCTGTTTTACTATTTGCTTTAGTTCACGGAAAAAGAGATAGAAATGTATATACTTTTTATCCGGGATCGTATGGCAGCGGACATGGTACTTTTGTTCGAACGATGCCAGGAAATCTGCGTTGCGCGCAGTTTTGTACGTCAGCAGGCTTACCTGGTGCCCGTTCTTTACCAGGCCTATCGCCAGATCGTGGGCATACACGCCCGCACCTCCGATGATAGGTGGAAACTCATACGATATGATCAAAACTTTTTTCATATTCCCCATTCATTAAGGATATATCCTTCTACATTCTTTCCTTCATAAATAACTCCGGGATTGCCCATCACCAGCGAATTAGCCGGCACATCCCTGTTTACATAGGCGCCTGGTGCAATCAATACATCATCGCCTATATTAATCTTTCCAACAATCACCGCATTGGATCCGATCCAAACGCGGTTACCAACAACGGGCACGCCTTTTAATTTGCCCCTGCTGGCCTGGCCTATCACCACGCCTGGCGAAAGGTTTACATTGTTGCCGAGCGTTGCATTGCCGTTGATGACAATGGTACCAAAGTGCCCGATATACAGCCCGTAGCCGATAGAAGCAGTGGGCGGTATCTGGAATCCGTACTTATACGAGTAACGCCGGAGCATCAGCCGCAGGAATAACCTGAACGGCTGAACGGCGTTTTTATATAATCGGAAAAAGAACATATATCGAAATCCCTCGATCAGCAAAAATGCCTTCAGGAACTGCAGTGTGCCGGTTTTCCCGTGATAACGGAACAGATCAGATCTGATTAATTGTTTCGTGCTCATATGCAACACTGTTTTCATGGTCCTGGTGCAGTATACACCCATTGAATGTTTCCCTGATCTTTCTGCTGTATTCCAGACTTCTGTTTCCCGGCAGGATATACTCTTCATGGAACGACTTCAGCTTCTGTGAAATCAGATAGGCGTTCACGTTACACTGGTATTTCATGGCCAGTATCAGTGCGTGCATTCTGCCGGAATACACATCTGAGGCCGACTCGTACAGCTCCCGCAGGTCGCTTACCGTATGCAGTTTAGCTACGGGCAACTCCAGCTGATGCTGTTGCCGTAGATAATCGCGGAAGGCAATTGATTCAGCAGCATCTGTGATGGTGGTGTAAAAAAGCACCACAGGTAAACCCAGCTGTAAATACTTCCTCACCACTCCATACCACTCATTGTAGTAGTCCAGCCGGGTTTTCCCGGGTTCATTGTATTTCGCAAATACTTCATTATAACTGGTGATGCCTATCAGCGCCCGGCGGTTGCCGTTAGTAGTTTCCACGCGGTTGCTGCCGTGATAAAACGCAACATCGGGCGTCAAAACAGCAGCGTGACCAAACTTAAACCGGATCGCAGTTTGCGAAAAGGTATCTCTTACCCATATCAGATCGGCCAGGGCCAGGGCTTGGGAGAAGAGTGAAGTTTCTTTCGCATTAAACGTAGTACCTACTCCCACTCCTATCAGGCAAATCTTTGCTTTCGTGAATTTCTTTGCCAGGCGCGTCCACCAGTATATGGCAATCGCAAATCTGCTGGGATAATCTTTCCCGGAAGACTCTATGAGCTGACCGCCACCAATGACTACCAGCTCATAATCCTGTCTCTTTAAAATATTACTGATATGACGATAGTGCTGTGCAATCCAGTATATGCCGGAAAGCTTCAGCTTTACCCGGCGGGCAAACGACAGGGATGCCGGCGCCATCGCACCAATGCCTGCTTCCAGGTACCCGTAGGCTGGCAGTTGTTGCATCCCCGGATTGGTGAAATAGGCAAAATCGGCGCTGAAGCCGCTATCCTGCAGCAATTGCGTCATGCTCTCACGAATAGCCTGATCGCCCAGGTTATTAGAGAAGCCTTCATTAATGATCAATGCCTTTTTCATATTCGTCGTCTGATTAATTTTCCGATCAGTAAGCGCTGATCTTTATTCAGGCTTACAAACCATGCAAAAGGAATACTACATAAACCAATCACTGCGGCCGATAACATCAGGCCAGCCCATGATCCGGGCAGCAATAAATGCCGGCCCAGCCACGATAACCCGAGTACCCAAATAAAGAGGCCACAGCCTCTGAGTATACTCGGATAATAAAACCAGGGACTTTGTTCCAGGATCTTCGCTGCATACGTAGGCGAAAAGATCAGGTTCTTAACCGTCAGCAATACCGCAGAAACCACTGCCACACTGTAGATGCCCCAGTTGAAACTCTTTATCACCAGTATACCCAGTACCAGGTTCAGTATCCCGCAAAAGAAGGAAGTGAGCCCCGGTACCTTCACTTTATTGTACACCGAGTTGATGGACAGTATGGGCAGTACCGACAGGTTAAAGATCAGGTGCCCTGTGAGCAGGATCATCAGCGGATAAAAATGTGTAAACCGCTCTCCCACCCATAGTTTCAGAATCACATCGGAATACGCCACAATGATACCTATGGGAATAGCCAGTACGAGTCCCATTGCCACCACGGTATACTTCGAAAATTTCAGCAGGTTGCTGAAATCTTTATCTGCATAATACTTGTATACCACCGGTGTAAAAATGGCTACAAACACGCCTGCAAAGGAACGCAGCAGCGTATGCCATTGCGCCACCGTGCTGAACTCACCGGTAGCTGTAGCACCATAGTAGTGATTCAGCAGAATGATGTCGATATTGATAAAGAGCAATGTTCCGATCTGGTTGATGACCAGCCAGAAGCTCATCGACGCCACATAGCGAACGATGGATTTATCGAAATGACGAATCCTCAGCTTCAGGAAAGGGAACTTGCGACCTATCCAGATCAGCGCGGCAGCAAACGATACCAGCGATGAAAGGAAGAAGGCCATCCCTATCAGGCTTAGTTTCGCGGAGGCATTCAGCAGTAAGAAGATCAGCGCTGTTCGCACCACTATTTCAAGAATGGCGATGAAGCGTTGAATATAGATCTTGTTAGATGCAAATGCCGGCACCAGGAAAAGTCCGCGGATAAAGGTGAGGATGAAAGAGGTGATAATCGCCACAAACACCCATCGCATCTCTCCCGCGGGATAACTCCTGTAGCTGATGATATCTTTTATATCATATAAAAACCACGCGATAAACGGCAACAGTGCCAGAATCAGCAGTATGGCTGCAATGATGGAAGATGAATAGATAGCATTGGAAGCCACATGATCATCTTTTCTCATGGCCAGTGTGAAATTCCTGCCTACGGCCGCATCGATAGCGATCGTGACGATAGACAGGTAGGCACTGAAGGAAGTGGCCAGTGCTACTATACCATAGCCATCCACTCCGATCTTTGAAATATAGAAGGGAACTACCACCAGGCCCAGTAAAATATTCAATACCAGCGCCAGGAAATTCGTCCCAAGGTTTAACGACATCTCATAGCTCACCCCTTTCGTTGACATCATCTATCAATTTCCGAATTAATTATATATGTATTTCTCTTATTCTTAGCTTAGAGCCTTCCGTCAACGAGGCTTCTGTCTACACAAGCTTTGGTATCAAAGATGACACCGTTGTTACGTCTGTATTTCAGGTAATCAAAGGTTAAAAATTCTTTATGAGCAACGGCTATGATGATCGCATCGTATACAGCGGCTTTGTCGATAGCGCTGAGGATTTTCACGCCGTATTCTTCTTCTACTTCTTTAGGATCGGCCCAGGGGTCGTAGATATCCACTGTAAGACCAAACTGTTTCAGTTCGTGGTAGATATCGACTACGCGGGTATTTCGTACATCCGGGCAGTTTTCCTTGAAGGTGATCCCCATGATGAGTACGCGGGAGCCTTTGATCTTATGATCTTTATCGATCATCAGTTTCACTACCTTGTTGGCAACGAAGTGTCCGACGTGGTCGTTTACACGGCGGCCGGAAAGTATGACCTGTGGGTGATAGCCTACGGATTCCGCTTTATGTGCCAGGTAGTATGGATCAACGCCGATGCAGTGACCACCTACCAGGCCTGGTTTGTATTTGAGGAAGTTCCATTTGGTACCTGCGGCTTCGATCACGTCGTTGGTATCAATACCGATCTTATCGAAGATGAGTGCGAGTTCATTGACGAAAGAAATATTTACATCGCGCTGCGCATTCTCGATCGCTTTGGAAGCTTCCGCCACTTTCAGGCTGGGAGCCTTATGGGTACCGGCTTCGATGATAGAACCATAGAGTGCATCCACTTTGTCTGCAATTGCAGGCGTAGAGCCGCTGGTTACTTTTTTGATCTTCGTAAGTGTATTCACTTTATCGCCCGGGTTAATCCTTTCAGGCGAGTAGCCGACGAAGAAATCGGTGTTGAATTTCAGGCCGGAAACTTTTTCCAGCACCGGTACGCAGTCTTCCTCCGTGCATCCCGGATAAACAGTTGATTCGTAGATCACGATATCACCTTTTTTCAGGACGCCGCCCAGCATTTCAGAAGCCCTGATAAGCGGGCGCAGGTCCGGCGCTTTGAAGGCATCGATAGGCGTAGGTACGGTTACGATGAAAACATTGGTTTTCTTCAGGTCTTCCACGTTGGAAGAAAAAGAAAGTCCGATCGTAGATTTAGGGGCTTTTTTGAGGGCGATCACGGCGCTGAGGTCTTCCAGGTTGGCTTCCCGCGTACGGTCGGCCCCCTCGGACAGTTCCTTCACTCTTTCCTTGTTAATATCAAATCCGAGCACATCGTACTTCTTTCCAAATTCGATTGCCAAAGGTAAACCAACATAGCCAAGGCCTATAATGGCAAGGTGAACATTCTCAACGCTGTTACTATTCTTAACCATAAAATTTATTGTCTGTCTTAATTTTTAATATCTTTCTTTATTCCTGCCTCAATGGCTTTAATGGGTTGAAGGGCGATGAACAAAGGCTACTTCCCGTTCAGGGCGGCCCGTTTTCCCAATTTTCCCAGCAGGCCTTTCTTTTCACTGGCGTCCGCGCCGTAACCATAGCCATATCCGTAGCCGTATCCATAGCCATAACCGCTCTTGCTGGTTACATCGTTGATGACGATGTTGAGCCGTGGCAGTTTACGCTGATGGTACAGGTCTTTCGTGATCTGAAGCTGCTGTTTCAGCGTAACGCCGTGGCGTACCAGGTACAGGGAAGCATCCGCGTACCGGGCCAGCACCTGGGCATCTGTTACCAGACCAATGGGGGCTGAATCGATGATGATATAGTCGAAGCGTTCGTTGAGTTTCCGGAACAACTCCTCCGTTCTCGTTTGCAGGAGCAGTTCAGTAGGATTGGGCGGAATCGGGCCAGACGAAATGATCCAGCAGTTATCATGAATACCGGAAGGTCTGATCAGGGTGTTGATATCCGTTTTTCCGATCGCATAGGTACTGAATCCTTCATGGTTGCTGAGGCCCAGTCTTTCCGCGATCTTAGGCTTACGCAGGTCCATTTCCATCAGCACCACCTTCTTACCCGACATGGCCAGGATAGCAGCCAGATTGGTAGATACGAAGGTTTTCCCTTCTCCTCCCATACTGGAAGTAATGATGACCGATTTCTGGGTGATATCCGCCAGTACGAACTGGAGGTTAGTTCTCAGGGCCCTGAATTGCTCTGCCACCGGAGAGCGGGAGCCTGATGCCGTCACTACATATCCACTTGCATTATGCCCGATCTCAGCCAACACAGGCACCGGAGTATTGCTGGTAACATCTGCTTTATTCCTGACCTTTCTGCTGAGCAGTTCCTTCATATACAGGTAGCCGGCAGGGAATGCAATGCCCATTACCAGCCCTAACAGCAGAATGAGTATTCGCTTGGGTTTGAATGGCAGCGCATCGCTTTTCGCATCATCAATGATACGGGCAATGGCCATGTTGGATGTCTTGGAAATAGCCGACTCTTCTCTTTTCTTCAGCAGGAACAGGTATAGTTCCTGTTTAATAGCCTGTTGTCGGGAGATATCAAGAAATACCCTTTCTTTACCAGGTACCTGCCGGATTTTCTGGGTTAAGGCACTGGCGTTCTTTTCCTGCTCTGAAATGCCGACTTCAATACCCTTCTTCAGCGAAGACAGGTTACTCAGCAAATCGGCGCGGATACCAGACAGCTGTTGATCCATATTTACGACTACCGGATTGCTGGCAGTGCTGGACATCAGCTGACGTTCCCTTTCGAGCTGCAGGTTGTTATAGCGCTGTACGAGTCCTACGAAAGTAGGATCCTGCACGATAAGCGAAGAAGGCACCACGCGTTTATCATTTTCAGCCGCGCGGATATATTGCTCGAGCGACTGCACCACATTCAATTGTACCTGCTGTTCCAGCAGCTGTTTGTGGGCATCGCCGGTACCTTCCACGAGCAGTTTTGACTGTGCCTGTATATCGGCCAGTTCATTCGCCTGTTTGAACTGTTGAATATTTTTTTCTACGCCGGAGAGTTCCTGCGTTACAATGATCAAACGGTTATCTATAAACGCAATTGTACTATCGGCAATGCGGTTTTTATCTTCCACACTCGCCTTCAGATAAGTATTGAGCAGGTTGTTCATGATCCGCTCTCCTTTCTCCGGAATTTTGGCATCCAGGTTCAGATCGATGGTGCTCACCTGTTTATTGGGTATGCGTACATCCAGTAATTGCTGGTAGTTGCCGGTGGTTTCATCAATGGAAGCTACCTTGATAGTGTAGGAAGGATGAGCAAAGGGAGCTGCTGTGCGATCAATTTTCACAACACCTTCCGGCAGATGCAGGGTATCCTTCCAGGAAGCGGTACGGGTTCCCTTAGGCCCCGACAGCTGGAACTTATCGATACCAACCGGAGCAATCGTGTAAGACACTTTGTTGATGGTATCATTGAGGGAAAGCCATTGCAGGGCAAAAGGCAGATTGCCATATTGCTCGCTTTCCTTGATCCTGCCTTCCGCGAAGTAGGAAGTATTCAATTGCAGGTTCTGAACAACTTTCTGCATCAGCGTACGTGATTTCAGTATTTCTACTTCATTGTCGACGCTGCTTTTATTTGAAAAGACTTCCAGCTGCTGCAATATCTCCTGACCGGGAATATCGCCGCCTTTCTGGTCATCTTTCACCAGTATTTTAGCGCTTATTTTATAACTGGGGGTAGCATACCGCAGGTATAACCAGGCGGCCGCCACACCGGCTACCACAAAAAGCAGGAAGAGGTACCAATGGCGTGTAAAAGTATCCAGGACATAACGTGGAGTGATACCGCTGTCGGTTTCCTGTACCATTGGTTCCTGACCATTTCCATTTAAATGGGCAGCGTTTCTTACAAAAATTTGCTCCGGCATTTTTTCTTATTAAAGAGTTAAAAATTAACACGCGACACCGCAACAATCAACAACGATAAGACAGATGCCATAATGGATATTCGTTTCACCTGCGTAAAATCAGTGCTGGCCACCTTCGCTTTATTGGGTTCCACATACACTACATCTCCCTGATGCAGGTAGAAGTAGGGGGAAGCAAAGAGGTTGCTCTGGTTCAGGTTGAATCTTACAAATTCTTTCTTTCCTTCTTTATCTCTGATCAATAATACATTCTCTCTTTTTCCGTAGATAGTGAGATCACCTGCGGCGCCCAGCGCATCCAACAGGGTAACTTTTTCGTTTGGCATCACATA
The genomic region above belongs to Chitinophaga sp. 180180018-3 and contains:
- a CDS encoding polysaccharide biosynthesis tyrosine autokinase → MPEQIFVRNAAHLNGNGQEPMVQETDSGITPRYVLDTFTRHWYLFLLFVVAGVAAAWLYLRYATPSYKISAKILVKDDQKGGDIPGQEILQQLEVFSNKSSVDNEVEILKSRTLMQKVVQNLQLNTSYFAEGRIKESEQYGNLPFALQWLSLNDTINKVSYTIAPVGIDKFQLSGPKGTRTASWKDTLHLPEGVVKIDRTAAPFAHPSYTIKVASIDETTGNYQQLLDVRIPNKQVSTIDLNLDAKIPEKGERIMNNLLNTYLKASVEDKNRIADSTIAFIDNRLIIVTQELSGVEKNIQQFKQANELADIQAQSKLLVEGTGDAHKQLLEQQVQLNVVQSLEQYIRAAENDKRVVPSSLIVQDPTFVGLVQRYNNLQLERERQLMSSTASNPVVVNMDQQLSGIRADLLSNLSSLKKGIEVGISEQEKNASALTQKIRQVPGKERVFLDISRQQAIKQELYLFLLKKREESAISKTSNMAIARIIDDAKSDALPFKPKRILILLLGLVMGIAFPAGYLYMKELLSRKVRNKADVTSNTPVPVLAEIGHNASGYVVTASGSRSPVAEQFRALRTNLQFVLADITQKSVIITSSMGGEGKTFVSTNLAAILAMSGKKVVLMEMDLRKPKIAERLGLSNHEGFSTYAIGKTDINTLIRPSGIHDNCWIISSGPIPPNPTELLLQTRTEELFRKLNERFDYIIIDSAPIGLVTDAQVLARYADASLYLVRHGVTLKQQLQITKDLYHQRKLPRLNIVINDVTSKSGYGYGYGYGYGYGYGADASEKKGLLGKLGKRAALNGK